Within Bradymonas sediminis, the genomic segment AGGCTGGAGAGGCATTGGCGCAGGATCTTCGACGCGCGCTCGGCCGAGATGCGCCCTTCTTTTCGCACCAGGCCGCTCAGGGTAAGCCCGTCGATATACTCAAACACCATATAGAGCAGGGCGTCTTCGGTGCGCCCGTAATCGTACATGATGATGGTATGAGGGTCGCGCAAGGACGCGACCAACTTCGCCTCTCGGCGGAATCGCTCCGCGACCTCCTGGGCGTGCTTGTCGTCGCCGCGCAACCCGGGGCTTAACACCTTGAGCGCGACCTGGCGCCCGAGATCCATCTGCTCCGCAAGATAGATCTGGGCAAAGCCGCCTCGACCGATCACCGAATTGATGCGGTAGCGATTCTGAAATACCCCGCCCGCTTTGGGAAAACTATCCCCCATTATGATTTGCTACCGGTCAAAAAGGGATGCATATATTAGCTCGAAAAGTCGAAATAAACCTAACAGGTAATCGGGGATGCGGCAACTTTGGCCTGCAAAACCGGGCGAATAAATCGATCGTTTAAGCCGTGTTAACTCAGTCGTTTTCCTTCAGGAAGCTGCGCCGGGTCAAGGTGCATCTTCGGGGCGCCAAACGAGGTGCCGACCGCCGCCGCCGCGAGCACGCCCATGGCGTCCGGCGGGACGGTGCGGGTGAGGTTCGCGACCTCTTCGAGCGCCACGCTGGTCATGCGCTGCTCCTGCAAGGCTACCATACGTCCGAACTCTTTGCGCGCGACCAGAGACGCGGCCATGGTGCCGAAGCTGGTCGCCAGCACCCGGTCATAGGCGGTGGGCGGGCCGCCGCGCTGGACATGCCCGAGCACCACGGTGCGGATCTCGCTGCTGATATGCTCGCTGAGCTCGGCCTTGAGCCAATTGGCCACGCCGCCCAGGCGCAGCGGGTCCGGGCTATTGTCGATGCGCTCGCGCACCACCATCTTGCCGTCTTCGGCGGTGGCGCCCTCGGCCACGCAGATGATGGTGAAGCGCTGGCGGTCCTCGCGCGCCTGGCAGACGCGCGCGACCTCTTCGACGGTGAAGGGAATCTCGGGCAGCAGGATCACGTCGGCGCCGCCGGCGATCCCGGCGTGCAAGGCGATCCAACCCGCGTAGCGGCCCATGGTCTCCAGGATCATCACCCGGCTGTGGCTCTGCCCGGTGGTCTGCAGGCGGTCGAGCGCGTCGGTGGCGATGGTCACCGCGGTGTCGAAGCCGAAGGTGCGATCGGTCTGCATCAGGTCGTTGTCGATGGTCTTGGGCACCCCGACGATGTTGAGGCCCATCTGCTGCAGGCGGTGGCAGATCGACATCGTCCCGTCGCCGCCAAGCGCCACCACGCAGTCCAGCCCGAGCTCATCGCAATACCCCTTTACCTCCGCCGACACATCCTCGCCGTCTCGGCCAAAATACGCGAAGGGGTTCGCCTTATTATGGGTGCCAAGGATGGTCCCGCCGCGCGACAAGATTCCGCTGACATCCTTATAGCTCAGCTCCCGGGTGCGCCGCTCGATGAGCCCCAGGAAGCCGTCCTCGATTCCGATCACCGTCGCCCCACACTGGAGCATCAGGCTCTTGGCCACCGCGCGAATCACTGCATTGAGGCCGGGGCAATCGCCGCCGCCAGTAAGAATTCCGACTTTCATATCCACTCTTATTTATGCGTAAAAATTAGTCATCTTAATGCGTGTCAGCGTCCTTTGGACAATCTTTGGGCGCCGAGGCCAGGCGCTCCTCGATGAGCCCCCGAGCAATATGCATAAAATCGCGCTCGGTGACCATCCCAACCAGATGCCCGTCCTCGACCACCGGAAGCCCCGAGATCTGGTGCTCGCGCATCAGCCGGATCGCCTCAAGCGTCGTGGTCTCCGGCGTGATGACGACCAGATCAGTCGTCATGATATCGCGCACCGGAATGGCGGTATCTTCGGAGATAATCCCGGTGGCCAGCAGGCGCAAAAACGCTCGCCGCGTCACCAGCCCGACCAGGCGGTGATTCGTATCCTCGACCGGCACATGGTGCACATGCTGCCATTGCATCACCGCCGCGACCATATCGACGATCTCGTCCTCGTTGACGGTGAAGAGATCGGTCGACATATATTGGCCGACGAATTGGTAATGGTCCTCCCAGGCGGTCTCCTCGGCGACCCGCGCCAGCGGCCACTCATGGGCCGGCTTTTCGCTGTGCTGCTGCTCAATCAGCGCTTGAGTGAGCGTGGTGAGGCGCTCAGCCAGGCTGTGTTTTTTCTTCATCCCATTAAAGGACTTGAGCATCCAGTCGGCGCCGGTTTGCTCGGCGCGCACCCGCTCCTCGATGATCCCCAGGTAGCGCCCGATGTCCTCAGAGTCGACGTTGCCGCGCTGCAACCCTGCCTCGGCCAGCGGTAAGAACGTGTCCAAAATAAGCTCGGGGGTCGGCCGGCGCGCCCCGTCGGTCCAGGTCATCGCCCCCGCCAGGCCGTGGCGCGCCGCGCTGAAGAAGTTATCCTTGGCGTCGGTGAATTCGAGGTGCTTGCTGATATCGCTATATTTGTCGGACACCCCGCTCATCAGCCCGAACCAGAACGCCGCGTTGGCGGTTTCGTCGGCCGGCGTTGGCCCCGCCGGCAGCACCCGATTCTCGATGCGCAGGTGCGGCTTGCCCTCCGAGATGCCGTAGCACGCTCGGTTCCAGCGGTAGACCGTGCCGGTATGCAGCCGAAGCGCCGACAGTTGCGGGGCGCGCCCGGCCTCCAGTGCGGCGAAGGGATCCTCGGCCTCGCCGCCGCTAAAGAGCAGGCGAAAGCGCGAGATATCATCGCGGTAAATTTCGAGCACCGAGTCCTTGATCCAGCGCGACCCGAAGCTCACCCGCGGGTGCATCTCCCGGATGTGAGTGCCCGAGGAGCGGGTGTCGACCGACTGCTGAAATAGCGCGATGCGCGTCTCCTTCCACAGCCGCTTGCCGAAGAGCATCGGGGCGTTGGTCGCCACCGCCAACACCGGCGCCGCGACCGCCTGGGCGATATTATAGAGATGGGCGAACTCGTCGGGCGCGACCTGGAAATGCACCTGGAAGCTCGCGTTACACGCCTCCAACATCACATTATCGTGCTGGACGATAAACTCGTCGGTCCCCTTGATATGGAAGTCGTAGGCCTTGCCGCGCAGCGCCGTCATCGAGTCGTTCAGCGCCCGGTAGCGCGGCTGCGGGGTCATATTTTCAAGCCCGAGGTCCGACTTCTTCATCGTCGGCAAGATCCCCACCAGCGCGACGTCTGCCCCGTGGAGTTGCGCCGCCGCGCGCGAGCGCCGCACCGCCTGGGTAATCTGCGCGTCGAGGTCGCGCAGGCAACGCCCCCCGAACTCCGCGGGCAGCGCGTTGAACTCGATATTGAAGAGCCCAAGCTCCGTGGTGAATTGCGGGTCGTTTAGCTCCGCCAGGACCTGCGGCGAGCAGGTGGCGGCCCGAAATTTATCGTCCACCAGGAACATCTCCTGCTCGGCGCCGATGCGCCGGATGCCGGTCTCAAAGACCCCGTCCTTGAGCATCTGCTCGAGCGCGCGCAGGTCGCGCAGCACGTGGCGCAT encodes:
- a CDS encoding 6-phosphofructokinase is translated as MKVGILTGGGDCPGLNAVIRAVAKSLMLQCGATVIGIEDGFLGLIERRTRELSYKDVSGILSRGGTILGTHNKANPFAYFGRDGEDVSAEVKGYCDELGLDCVVALGGDGTMSICHRLQQMGLNIVGVPKTIDNDLMQTDRTFGFDTAVTIATDALDRLQTTGQSHSRVMILETMGRYAGWIALHAGIAGGADVILLPEIPFTVEEVARVCQAREDRQRFTIICVAEGATAEDGKMVVRERIDNSPDPLRLGGVANWLKAELSEHISSEIRTVVLGHVQRGGPPTAYDRVLATSFGTMAASLVARKEFGRMVALQEQRMTSVALEEVANLTRTVPPDAMGVLAAAAVGTSFGAPKMHLDPAQLPEGKRLS
- a CDS encoding glutamate-cysteine ligase family protein, whose amino-acid sequence is MGEQNIKEGKGEDDRRHFMRHVLRDLRALEQMLKDGVFETGIRRIGAEQEMFLVDDKFRAATCSPQVLAELNDPQFTTELGLFNIEFNALPAEFGGRCLRDLDAQITQAVRRSRAAAQLHGADVALVGILPTMKKSDLGLENMTPQPRYRALNDSMTALRGKAYDFHIKGTDEFIVQHDNVMLEACNASFQVHFQVAPDEFAHLYNIAQAVAAPVLAVATNAPMLFGKRLWKETRIALFQQSVDTRSSGTHIREMHPRVSFGSRWIKDSVLEIYRDDISRFRLLFSGGEAEDPFAALEAGRAPQLSALRLHTGTVYRWNRACYGISEGKPHLRIENRVLPAGPTPADETANAAFWFGLMSGVSDKYSDISKHLEFTDAKDNFFSAARHGLAGAMTWTDGARRPTPELILDTFLPLAEAGLQRGNVDSEDIGRYLGIIEERVRAEQTGADWMLKSFNGMKKKHSLAERLTTLTQALIEQQHSEKPAHEWPLARVAEETAWEDHYQFVGQYMSTDLFTVNEDEIVDMVAAVMQWQHVHHVPVEDTNHRLVGLVTRRAFLRLLATGIISEDTAIPVRDIMTTDLVVITPETTTLEAIRLMREHQISGLPVVEDGHLVGMVTERDFMHIARGLIEERLASAPKDCPKDADTH